From Scatophagus argus isolate fScaArg1 chromosome 10, fScaArg1.pri, whole genome shotgun sequence, a single genomic window includes:
- the ptpn20 gene encoding tyrosine-protein phosphatase non-receptor type 13 isoform X2 → MSSTFVTLAEVLEARGGPLMEEEVWSLLLGTAESLVDVSYKGHNNMCNIISPTSLLLSATGTLAFKNCGLSDEVSTFTAPEMLQGRASSTKPAIERMLVYSLGMTLYWSVDFHLPQNQPVQLSDHLNSLLLSMCEDLAHRRVNLNSILEACESQHKASILPPPPKIIRQLVEEVFHESMDHGSLPDSNVPLSGRSQVIRERLHGKRGPFSEFSDGSAEGRRYSTDSDSKSGSLPQRPWRQRPRSSPTPLYQSSLDRLPRGVRHRDSNSSWLGRSPHHDISPKASGRSHSPSITFSESSLSLSQRKAKALGPEFVRMSDEQQIVLELPGSIVSRKGRSCSSQREVTVVLPNGQYVVVRCDIKSKARDVFDMVVAHANLVEHFYFGLAFLDDDEYFFLEHETKISKVAPDSWKKGQMSSFLVFLRVKYFVDDISFILHRLTRHQYYLQLRKDILEDRLYCNEETGLFLVALALQAEFGDYMPELYGKNYYQPEHYVSKRMLEKLALPSIKEELPRLHACHAQMLPEEAETEYLKIAQQLPEYGVMFHRVGREKRPVVGELVLGICAKGIIVYEMKNHVRTVTRRFLWRETDSISTGRRKLIIECGGPSGKKHSFVTESSKIAQYLLNLCSAQHKFHSEMTSRQLNHTMIPDENMDKYVSVYRGRNLNLKRLSCSEGMLNHVGLTPGQPDSLSKSCDDLTAKLEERLRQQREMRREMSRELNKELPETGDFRDVKDRQSWSTPEPIPRMMSSVSLQKQDSDASSSIRVDTPTRTPPEREIVCVNLKKDQKLGFGFVIVGEDNTGKLDLGIFIASIVPDGPADKDGRIKPGGRLISLNKISLEGVTFSDAAAILQNSPEEVELIVSQPKQSLRDSKTSLTQSTLGLALEKGFGSQTTLSGTEYRPAMEELEEAITLSNMATPKQGKKLHIPVVRIHDAQDVCSRSPSILSLKTGERFIVELKKSSGSLGISVAGGINTNVRYGGIYIKSLVPGGAAEQDGRIQIGDRLLEVDGSNLRGVTHQQAVECLKRTGEVVSLLLEREPTVILEPRPDSPCPPLAHSASHTQSSRTDVSMETTLSGRAKDYSFVTDENTHEVILKKSLSGLGFSFNISQLRSGPDRGSVVRIKRLFPGQPALESGLLQEGDIILSVNKEPVKDLSYQRVLFLLRGAPSEVHLLICRPGPGLLYDADDNTLSPALFREVRSRSLDIRLGEDYSQLLKYQYDDKIPVHKQTPTQEEDLTNAIEKSPEPPAAPALLETEEHVESEVQINQPPPSPPRSPPSPTSPTSPPSPVSPASPASPASPASPVLPGSGFTPVPPESQSTIGKLEEQQEVEAKEKNKDKEEEAATTRGSTVMLMDVCPKTASNFAYSSGVREEADGSVSYCLMGNGLTIMADEEYLTISSTLEPPHIFPSSLATQTPTTNLTALLSQTSSSSSSFISQNPSLGPHIPTSAITPLKLSSDTPTTSLTHPAQPLTTQPPKAKHHPIQQGLLPSHYKVTSKNGRPMAPPPQPPAPPLTPIMAQVMSSAPPCASQPAPTLPSAVLPPPAQSHTHLREEPERKERQYKDDDDDEENDDEEEESRRKGQVKEFELTVVLTKSRNGSFGFTITRSKLDNCYYIQEILDNPAKADGRLRAGDRLITVNGHDVTNVADDFAMTILRSSSRRLSMTLGRAVTNLVAPPSCDSLPDVVLHKTPSGQLGIKLTGGIGSKWQGIYCLEVVPGSPASEEGSVQPSDKILYICGRCTLGMTLEDAVKACELAPRKVKLKILREDQPVTPKAKWNGLFDWKKDRKFFARFEEPISPEKDSPTEDAGDVCRTAGNFRCLSVNQEHDSCIMQVEFKKPEGGGLGFALVGGTNGSMLRVKEICSGGVAEQDGRLRVGDILLEVNGVIVSGLSHNKVVDILRKAEGTVQLTICRDILPLAYSESPTPPNMSAQTEAVLAEQPAPVSSPDTCSSTDVTLNKPVERPPGAASDPVVSEAGVFLTLPPPPPHQQLTVVTDEAAIKQESCNSTPSHQACCPSLSVTDMLHGASDRKQIVTKLLDQSCKDIRRTQSDGWSSEEDDDVFDATGQEMTSPQSGPPIVSEEELASLALISPAKTSQYSGSRVKALIQILQHQLDQQELVKEFMTLEHLKPSDNCLVGKAPENRDKNRYRDILPYDKTRVAIGDNQDYINASYIRMQVGSEEFFYISCQGPLPSTVSAFWQMIWESKSDVIAMMTQEVERGRIKCHKYWPEKLDVPLETGKYQIYLENQQYMEYFHIKVMRMVETETGEAHFVRHLKFTHWPDHGVPHSSEQLVRFIRYLRAVHHKGPVTVHCSAGIGRTGVLICTDIIISLIENDLPINVSDIVKEMRLQRHGMIQTKEQYLFCYKVWLEVLQGILQLHGNQWQPESPQDHKVV, encoded by the exons ATGAGCAGCACATTTGTTACGTTAGCTGAAGTACTGGAGGCACGAGGGGGACctctgatggaggaggaggtctggTCCCTGCTGCTGGGCACTGCAGAGTCTTTAGTAGATGTCTCCTATAAGG gtcacAATAATATGTGTAACATCATAAGCCCCACCTCCTTGCTGCTATCAGCCACTGGTACCTTAGCATTTAAGAACTGTGGCCTATCAGATGAGGTATCCACCTTCACTGCTCCTGAGATGCTGCAGGGCCGTGCCAGCTCAACCAAACCTGCCATAGAGAGG ATGCTGGTGTATTCACTGGGTATGACTCTCTACTGGTCAGTTGATTTTCACCTACCTCAAAATCAG CCAGTCCAGTTGAGTGACCATCTGAACAGCCTCCTCCTCAGCATGTGTGAGGACCTGGCCCACCGCAGGGTGAATCTCAACTCCATCCTGGAAGCCTGCGAATCTCAGCATAAAGCCTCCATCCTGCCACCGCCCCCCAAAATCATCAGACAGCTGGTGGAGGAGGTTTTTCATGAATCA ATGGATCATGGATCTCTGCCGGACAGTAACGTCCCTTTGAGTGGCAGGAGCCAGGTGATCAGGGAGAGACTTCATG GAAAGAGAGGGCCATTTTCAGAGTTCAGCGACGGGAGTGCTGAAGGCAGAAGATACTCAACAGACTCTGACTCAAAGTCAG GGAGTTTACCTCAGAGACCTTGGAGACAAAGACCACGAAGCTCTCCCACACCATTGTACCAGTCTTCTTTAGACAG ACTCCCTCGAGGGGTTCGTCACAGGGACAGCAACAGCAGTTGGCTTGGTAGGAGCCCCCACCACGACATCTCTCCTAAGGCGTCGGGCAGATCTCATAGTCCTTCCATCACCTTCAGTGAATCCTCACTCAGCTTGAGCCAGAGGAAAGCTAAG gcTTTGGGTCCCGAGTTTGTCAGAATGTCAGACGAACAACAAATTGTTCTCGAGCTTCCTGGATCTATTGTG TCCAGAAAGGGACGCTCTTGTTCGTCTCAGAGAGAAGTGACTGTAGTGCTGCCTAACGGACAGTACGTGGTGGTTCGCTGCGACATTAAGTCCAAAGCAAGAGATGTGTTCGACATGGTGGTGGCTCATGCAAACCTGGTGGAACACTTTTACTTTGGTCTTGCCTTCCTTGATG atgatgaatatttctttttggAGCATGAAACAAAAATCTCCAAAGTTGCTCCTGACAGTTGGAAAAAAGGGCAGATGTCCTCCTTTTTGGTGTTTCTTCGAGTCAAATATTTTGTTGATGatatttccttcatttt GCACAGACTGACTCGTCACCAGTACTACTTACAGCTGCGTAAGGATATCTTGGAGGACAGGCTTTACTGTAATGAGGAGACAGGCTTGTTTCTTGTAGCTCTTGCTCTGCAGGCTGAGTTTGGGGATTACATGCCAGAG tTGTATGGTAAGAATTATTACCAGCCAGAGCATTATGTGTCCAAGAGGATGTTAGAGAAGCTGGCCCTGCCCAGTATCAAGGAAGAGTTGCCAAGACTTCATGCATGTCATGCCCAGATGCTTCCtgaagaggcagagacagagtaCCTGAAG ATTGCCCAGCAGTTACCCGAGTATGGGGTTATGTTCCACCGTGTGGGTAGAGAGAAAAGGCCAGTGGTGGGAGAGCTGGTTTTGGGGATCTGTGCCAAAGGAATCATTGTGTATGAGATGAAGAACCACGTCAGGACTGTCACCCGACGCTTCCTCTGGAGGGAAACCGACTCCATATCCACTGGG CGGCGTAAACTGATTATAGAGTGTGGTGGGCCCAGCGGGAAAAAGCACAGTTTTGTAACAGAAAGCTCAAAAATAGCACAGTACCTTCTGAACCTCTGCTCAGCACAGCACAAGTTTCATAGTGAGATGACATCACGACAGCTCAACCACACCATGATACCAG ATGAAAACATGGATAAGTATGTGTCTGTCTACCGGGGTCGTAACTTGAACCTTAAGCGGCTCTCCTGCTCAGAGGGCATGTTGAACCATGTGGGTTTGACGCCTGGTCAACCAGACTCCCTCTCCAAGTCCTGTGATGACCTGACTGCCAAGCTGGAGGAGCGACTACGtcagcagagagaaatgagaagggagatgagcagagagctgaacaAGGAGCTCCCAGAAACAGGAGATTTCAGGGACGTGAAGGACCGACAGAGTTGGAG CACGCCAGAGCCAATTCCCAGAATGATGTCCAGTGTCTCACTACAAAAGCAGGACTCTGATGCCTCTTCCTCCATACGTG TTGATACACCAACCAGGACCCCACCAGAGCGAGAGATAGTCTGTGTGAACCTGAAGAAAGATCAGAAACTGGGCTTTG GCTTTGTGATAGTGGGCGAGGACAATACTGGTAAACTTGACCTTGGGATCTTCATTGCTTCCATAGTGCCTGATGGGCCTGCGGACAAAGACGGACGAATCAAACCTG gtggACGTCTCATCTCCCTAAACAAGATTAGTTTGGAAGGAGTGACATTCAGTGACGCTGCTGCCATCTTACAGAACAGCCCTGAAGAGGTGGAGCTCATTGTGTCCCAGCCTAAAC AGTCTCTGAGGGACAGCAAGACTTCCTTGACTCAAAGCACTCTTGGTTTGGCGTTGGAGAAGGGTTTTGGGTCCCAGACCACACTGAGTGGCACAGAGTACCGTCCTGCCATGGAGGAACTGGAAGAGGCCATCACTCTGTCCAACATGGCAACCCCAAAACAGGGCAAGAAGCTTCACATTCCTGTCGTGCGCATACATGATGCTCAG GATGTTTGTTCCAGGTCCCCTTCTATCTTAAGTTTGAAAACTGGAGAGCGGTTTATAGTGGAgctgaagaaaagcagtggCAGTCTTGGCATCAGTGTTGCT GGAGGAATAAACACCAATGTGCGATATGGAGGCATCTACATCAAAAGTCTGGTGCCTGGAGGTGCTGCAGAGCAGGATGGGCGCATTCAGATCg GTGACAGACTGCTGGAGGTCGATGGCTCCAACCTGAGGGGTGTGACTCACCAGCAAGCAGTCGAGTGCCTGAAGAGGACTGGGGAg GTGGTGAGCCTGCTACTGGAAAGGGAGCCCACAGTAATACTGGAGCCCAGACCTGACTCACCCTGCCCCCCATTGGCCCACAGTGCATCACATACACAATCCTCCAGGACTGATGTCTCTATGGAAACGACCTTGAGTGGTCGAGCCAAGGACTACAGCTTTGTGACTGATG AAAACACGCATGAGGTGATACTGAAGAAGAGTTTGTCTGGCCTCGGCTTCAGCTTTAACATCTCGCAGCTTCGCTCAGGGCCTGACCGTGGCAGCGTGGTCCGCATTAAACGTCTCTTCCCAGGTCAACCAGCGCTTGAGAGTGGCCTCCTGCAAGAGGGAGACATCATTCTGTCGGTGAACAAAGAACCTGTCAAGGACCTGTCTTACCAG AGAGTTTTGTTCCTGCTACGTGGAGCTCCGTCTGAAGTTCATCTGCTGATCTGCCGACCAGGTCCTGGACTTTTATATGATGCTGATGACAACACACTG AGTCCTGCACTCTTCCGTGAGGTTCGGTCTCGGTCTCTGGATATTCGACTGGGAGAGGACTACAGCCAGCTCCTTAAATATCAGTATGATGACAAAATACCTGTCCATAAGCAGACCCCCACCCAAGAGGAAGATCTGACCAACGCCATAGAGAAAAGCCCAGAACCCCCTGCAGCTCCAGCACTCTTGGAGACTGAGGAGCATGTGGAGAGTGAAGTGCAGATCAATcagcctcctccatctcctcctcgtTCACCACCCTCACCCACCTCACCCACATCACCTCCGTCACCAGTCTCACCGGCCTCACCGGCCTCCCCAGCATCTCCTGCCTCGCCTGTATTACCTGGTTCTGGCTTCACACCAGTTCCACCAGAGTCACAGTCAACCATTGGGAAACTAGAGGAACAACAGGAAGTAGAAGCAAAGGAGAAGAACAAGGACAAGGAAGAGGAGGCTGCAACAACAAGAGGCTCAACTGTTATGCTTATGGATGTCTGCCCTAAGACAGCTTCAAACTTTGCATATTCTAG CggagtgagagaggaggcagaTGGAAGTGTGAGCTACTGCCTAATGGGAAATGGTCTGACTATCATGGCAGATGAAGAGTACTTGACCATCAGCTCCACACTGGAGCCTCCTCACATCTTTCCCTCTAGTCTGGCCACTCAAACTCCAACAACCAACCTCACAGCCCTCCTCTCTCAaacctccagcagctcctctaGTTTCATCTCTCAGAATCCAAGCCTCGGCCCTCACATCCCTACTTCAGCCATCACACCCCTTAAACTCTCATCTGACACCCCGACCACTTCCCTGACCCACccagctcagccactcacaACCCAACCACCAAAAGCCAAGCACCACCCGATCCAGCAGGGGCTTCTTCCGAGTCACTACAAAGTAACCTCCAAGAATGGAAGGCCTATGGCGCCTCCACCCCAGCCTCCTGCTCCACCACTGACTCCCATCATGGCCCAGGTCATGTCCTCTGCACCTCCCTGTGCCAGTCAACCTGCCCCAACGCTGCCATCCGCAGTGCTGCCACCTCCTGCCCAGAGCCACACTCATCTGAGGGAAGAAccagaaaggaaagagagacaatacaaggatgatgatgatgatgaagagaatgatgatgaggaggaagagagtcGAAGAAAG GGACAGGTTAAAGAGTTTGAGCTTACAGTGGTTCTGACCAAGTCCAGGAATGGAAGCTTTGGGTTCACCATCACTCGAAGCAAGCTGGACAACTGCTACTACATACAGGAAATACTGGACAACCCAGCCAAGGCAGATGGACGTCTCAGGGCAGGAGACCGGCTCATCACG GTAAATGGGCATGATGTTACCAATGTGGCAGATGATTTTGCCATGACGATTCTCAGGTCATCTTCGAGAAGACTGAGTATGACCCTGGGGAGGGCAGTTACCAACCTGGTGGCCCCACCTTCCTGTGACAGCCTGCCTGATGTAGTTCTCCACAAGACTCCTTCAGGACAGCTGG gtATAAAGCTGACAGGAGGCATTGGCAGCAAATGGCAGGGTATCTACTGTTTGGAGGTGGTGCCAGGCTCCCCAGCCAGTGAGGAGGGCAGTGTCCAGCCCAGTGATAAGATCCTCTACATCTGTGGCAGGTGCACACTCGGAATGACCCTGGAGGATGCAGTGAAAGCCTGTGAGCTGGCCCCACGTAAAGTTAAACTTAAAATCCTCAG AGAAGACCAGCCAGTGACCCCCAAGGCTAAGTGGAATG gTCTGTTTGACTGGAAAAAGGACAGGAAGTTCTTTGCTCGTTTTGAGGAGCCCATCTCTCCAGAGAAAGACTCTCCTACCGAAGACG ccGGAGATGTGTGTAGGACTGCTGGGAATTTCAGATGTCTCTCTGTCAACCAAGAACATGAT AGTTGCATTATGCAAGTGGAGTTCAAAAAACCAGAAGGAGGAGGCCTTGGCTTTGCTTTAGTTGGGGGAACCAATGGCAGTATGCTCAGAGTGAAGGAAATCTGCTCTGGTGGAGTAGCTGAGCAGGACGGTCGGCTGAGAGTGGGAGATATTCTATTAGAG GTGAACGGCGTGATTGTGTCTGGGCTGAGCCACAATAAGGTGGTTGATATCCTGCGTAAAGCTGAGGGTACCGTACAGCTCACCATCTGCAGAGACATCCTGCCCCTGGCCTACTCTGAGTCACCAACACCACCCAACATGTCTGCTCAGACTGAAGCAGTTTTAGCCGAGCAGCCCGCTCCTGTGTCCAGCCCCGATACCTGTTCCTCAACTGACGTCACACTGAATAAGCCAGTAGAGCGCCCACCTG GGGCAGCATCAGACCCTGTGGTCAGTGAAGCTGGTGTGTTCCTCACTTtgccacctcctccaccacatcAACAACTGACTGTTGTGACAGATGAGGCTGCAATTAAACAG GAGAGCTGTAACAGCACCCCTTCTCATCAAGCTTGCTGCCCATCCCTCAGTGTCACTGATATGTTGCATGGAGCTTCTGACAG GAAACAAATTGTGACCAAACTTTTGGACCAGTCTTGCAAAGACATCAGGAGAACCCAATCAGATGGCTGGAGTAGcgaagaagatgatgatgtaTTTGATGCCACTGGTCAGGAAATGACCTCACCCCAATCAG gCCCACCCATAGTGTCAGAGGAGGAACTGGCCAGTTTAGCCCTCATTAGCCCTGCTAAGACCAGCCAGTACTCAGGCTCCAGAGTCAAAGCTCTCATCCAGATTCTGCAGCATCAGCTGGACCAGCAGGAACTGGTCAAAGAGTTtatg ACTCTGGAGCATCTGAAGCCTTCTGATAACTGTCTGGTGGGGAAAGCCCCTGAGAACAGAGATAAGAACCGCTACAGAGACATCCTACCAT ATGACAAAACTCGTGTTGCCATTGGAGACAACCAGGACTACATCAATGCCAGCTACATTCGCATGCAAGTTGGCAGTGAGGAGTTCTTCTACATCTCCTGCCAGGGCCCTCTGCCTTCCACAGTGTCGGCCTTCTGGCAGATGATCTGGGAAAGCAAATCTGACGTCATTGCCATGATGACCCAGGAAGTAGAACGGGGAAGGATCAAATGTCACAAGTACTGGCCGGAAAAGCTGGACGTACCTCTGGAAACTGGCAAGTACCAAATTTACCTGGAAAACCAACAGTACATGGAGTACTTCCATATCAAGGTCATGCGCATGGTagagacagag ACTGGTGAGGCTCATTTTGTACGTCACCTGAAGTTCACACATTGGCCTGACCATGGTGTGCCGCACAGCTCCGAGCAGCTGGTTCGCTTCATTCGCTACCTGAGGGCAGTGCACCACAAGGGACCAGTCACCGTGCACTGCAGCGCCGGCATCGGACGCACAGGAGTTCTCATCTGCACTGACATTATTATCAGCCTCATTGAGAATGATTTGCCT aTTAATGTGAGCGACATTGTAAAAGAGATGAGACTACAGCGGCATGGGATGATTCAAACCAAG GAACAGTATCTCTTCTGCTACAAAGTCTGGTTGGAGGTTTTACAGGGAATTTTACAGCTTCACGGCAACCAGTGGCAACCGGAAAGTCCCCAAGACCACAAAGTAGTTTGA
- the ptpn20 gene encoding tyrosine-protein phosphatase non-receptor type 20 isoform X1 — MAKEVGAGDVCRTAGNFRCLSVNQEHDSCIMQVEFKKPEGGGLGFALVGGTNGSMLRVKEICSGGVAEQDGRLRVGDILLEVNGVIVSGLSHNKVVDILRKAEGTVQLTICRDILPLAYSESPTPPNMSAQTEAVLAEQPAPVSSPDTCSSTDVTLNKPVERPPGAASDPVVSEAGVFLTLPPPPPHQQLTVVTDEAAIKQESCNSTPSHQACCPSLSVTDMLHGASDRKQIVTKLLDQSCKDIRRTQSDGWSSEEDDDVFDATGQEMTSPQSGPPIVSEEELASLALISPAKTSQYSGSRVKALIQILQHQLDQQELVKEFMTLEHLKPSDNCLVGKAPENRDKNRYRDILPYDKTRVAIGDNQDYINASYIRMQVGSEEFFYISCQGPLPSTVSAFWQMIWESKSDVIAMMTQEVERGRIKCHKYWPEKLDVPLETGKYQIYLENQQYMEYFHIKVMRMVETETGEAHFVRHLKFTHWPDHGVPHSSEQLVRFIRYLRAVHHKGPVTVHCSAGIGRTGVLICTDIIISLIENDLPINVSDIVKEMRLQRHGMIQTKEQYLFCYKVWLEVLQGILQLHGNQWQPESPQDHKVV, encoded by the exons ATGGCCAAAGAGGTGGGAG ccGGAGATGTGTGTAGGACTGCTGGGAATTTCAGATGTCTCTCTGTCAACCAAGAACATGAT AGTTGCATTATGCAAGTGGAGTTCAAAAAACCAGAAGGAGGAGGCCTTGGCTTTGCTTTAGTTGGGGGAACCAATGGCAGTATGCTCAGAGTGAAGGAAATCTGCTCTGGTGGAGTAGCTGAGCAGGACGGTCGGCTGAGAGTGGGAGATATTCTATTAGAG GTGAACGGCGTGATTGTGTCTGGGCTGAGCCACAATAAGGTGGTTGATATCCTGCGTAAAGCTGAGGGTACCGTACAGCTCACCATCTGCAGAGACATCCTGCCCCTGGCCTACTCTGAGTCACCAACACCACCCAACATGTCTGCTCAGACTGAAGCAGTTTTAGCCGAGCAGCCCGCTCCTGTGTCCAGCCCCGATACCTGTTCCTCAACTGACGTCACACTGAATAAGCCAGTAGAGCGCCCACCTG GGGCAGCATCAGACCCTGTGGTCAGTGAAGCTGGTGTGTTCCTCACTTtgccacctcctccaccacatcAACAACTGACTGTTGTGACAGATGAGGCTGCAATTAAACAG GAGAGCTGTAACAGCACCCCTTCTCATCAAGCTTGCTGCCCATCCCTCAGTGTCACTGATATGTTGCATGGAGCTTCTGACAG GAAACAAATTGTGACCAAACTTTTGGACCAGTCTTGCAAAGACATCAGGAGAACCCAATCAGATGGCTGGAGTAGcgaagaagatgatgatgtaTTTGATGCCACTGGTCAGGAAATGACCTCACCCCAATCAG gCCCACCCATAGTGTCAGAGGAGGAACTGGCCAGTTTAGCCCTCATTAGCCCTGCTAAGACCAGCCAGTACTCAGGCTCCAGAGTCAAAGCTCTCATCCAGATTCTGCAGCATCAGCTGGACCAGCAGGAACTGGTCAAAGAGTTtatg ACTCTGGAGCATCTGAAGCCTTCTGATAACTGTCTGGTGGGGAAAGCCCCTGAGAACAGAGATAAGAACCGCTACAGAGACATCCTACCAT ATGACAAAACTCGTGTTGCCATTGGAGACAACCAGGACTACATCAATGCCAGCTACATTCGCATGCAAGTTGGCAGTGAGGAGTTCTTCTACATCTCCTGCCAGGGCCCTCTGCCTTCCACAGTGTCGGCCTTCTGGCAGATGATCTGGGAAAGCAAATCTGACGTCATTGCCATGATGACCCAGGAAGTAGAACGGGGAAGGATCAAATGTCACAAGTACTGGCCGGAAAAGCTGGACGTACCTCTGGAAACTGGCAAGTACCAAATTTACCTGGAAAACCAACAGTACATGGAGTACTTCCATATCAAGGTCATGCGCATGGTagagacagag ACTGGTGAGGCTCATTTTGTACGTCACCTGAAGTTCACACATTGGCCTGACCATGGTGTGCCGCACAGCTCCGAGCAGCTGGTTCGCTTCATTCGCTACCTGAGGGCAGTGCACCACAAGGGACCAGTCACCGTGCACTGCAGCGCCGGCATCGGACGCACAGGAGTTCTCATCTGCACTGACATTATTATCAGCCTCATTGAGAATGATTTGCCT aTTAATGTGAGCGACATTGTAAAAGAGATGAGACTACAGCGGCATGGGATGATTCAAACCAAG GAACAGTATCTCTTCTGCTACAAAGTCTGGTTGGAGGTTTTACAGGGAATTTTACAGCTTCACGGCAACCAGTGGCAACCGGAAAGTCCCCAAGACCACAAAGTAGTTTGA